In Zonotrichia leucophrys gambelii isolate GWCS_2022_RI chromosome 12, RI_Zleu_2.0, whole genome shotgun sequence, a single genomic region encodes these proteins:
- the ASB14 gene encoding ankyrin repeat and SOCS box protein 14: MNNSVYMVDGDSDEEISTQQAIQESLQDWHKFETSGSATEVESFQYTTSQEEALKKLVRHSSAFEEADQEGWLPVHEAAAQLNKNILEITFKASRDITWEQSTLKGETPLLVAVRNCFVDNVHFLLLNGCNPNVKNEEGDSPLVIAIKLDSYDIASLLLRSGARVNLRCVHERTALHEAARLGRKDLVQLLLESGADPDPRSGYGLTPLALAAQMGHTEIMELLLQRGADVLSQAMDCASILFEAAGGGNPDSVNLLLEYGADANVPKHSGHLPIHRAAYRGHFLALKYLVPVTDFSAIKESGISPVHSAAAGAHPQCLEFLLQSGFDANFMLAQRVRKGYDDHRKSALYFAVSNGDICSTQLLLNAGALTNQDPINCLQLALRMGNYELMNLLLRHGANVNYFCRVNTTHFPSALQYALKDEVMLRMLLSYGYDVHRCFDCPWGSGDHSQYVTDGWTSTVIKDTMFCEVITLSWLKHVSGKVVRIMLDYVDHVKICLKLEAVLKEQELWPDIHFILTNPRSLKHLCRLKIRACMGRLRLRCPVFMTFLPLPNCLKDYILYKEYDLYGQENFTGIYNLNCA, translated from the exons ATGAATAATTCTGTGTATATGGTTGATGGTGATTCTGATGAGGAAATCTCTACCCAGCAAGCTATTCAGGAAAGCTTACAAGATTGGCATAAATTTGAAACAAGTGGCAGTGCAACAGAGGTTGAAAG TTTCCAGTATACCACAA GCCAAGAGGAGGCCTTGAAGAAGTTGGTGAGGCACAGTTCTGCTTTTGAAGAAGCAGATCAGGAAGGCTGGCTTCCTGTGCAtgaagctgcagcacagcttaATAAGAACATCCTTGAAATAACTTTCAAAG cctCCCGTGACATTACCTGGGAACAGTCCACTCTAAAAGGGGAAACACCTCTCTTGGTGGCAGTAAGAAATTGTTTTGTGGACAATGTCCACTTTCTCCTGCTCAATGGCTGCAATCCCAATGTTAAAAATGAAGAGGGAGATTCTCCTTTAGTTATAG CAATTAAACTTGATTCCTATGACATTGCCTCCTTGCTGCTGCGGTCTGGTGCCAGAGTGAATCTGCGCTGTGTCCATGAGAGAACTGCTCTGCAtgaggcagccaggctgggcaggaaggACCTGGTACAGCTTCTCCTGGAGTCTGGGGCAGACCCTGACCCCCGCAGTGGATATGGCCTCACACCTCTGGCACTGGCTGCACAGATGGGACACACAGAAATTATGGAGCTCTTACTGCAAAGAG GTGCAGATGTTCTTTCACAGGCAATGGATTGTGCTTCTATATTGTTtgaagcagctggaggaggaaatcCAGATTCTGTGAATCTTTTACTAGAATATGGGGCTGATGCCAATGTACCAAAGCACTCGGGTCATTTGCCAATCCACAGAGCTGCATATAGAGGACACTTTCT agctCTAAAATATTTAGTTCCAGTGACTGATTTTTCTGCCATTAAAGAAAGTGGGATAAGTCCAGttcactcagcagcagcaggagctcatcCTCAGTGCCTTGAGTTTCTCCTGCAGTCGGGTTTCGATGCCAATTTTATGCTGGCTCAGAGAGTTCGCAAAGGCTACGACGACCACCGCAAATCCGCGCTGTACTTCGCCGTCTCCAACGGGGACATCTGCTCCACGCAGCTGCTGCTCAACGCCGGAGCCCTGACAAACCAGGATCCCATCAACTGCCTCCAACTCGCCTTGAGAATGGGCAACTACGAGTTAATGAATCTGCTGCTCCGCCACGGCGCCAACGTCAACTACTTCTGCCGCGTGAACACCACGCACTTCCCCTCGGCCCTGCAGTACGCCCTCAAGGACGAGGTgatgctgaggatgctgctgaGCTATGGCTACGACGTGCACCGCTGCTTCGACTGCCCCTGGGGCAGCGGGGACCACTCCCAGTACGTGACCGACGGCTGGACCTCCACCGTCATCAAAGACACCATG ttctgtgaagtgaTAACCTTGTCCTGGCTGAAGCACGTGTCTGGGAAAGTCGTGCGAATCATGTTGGATTACGTTGATCACGTTAAGATTTGCTTGAAGCTCGAAGCAGTTCTCAAAGAACAGGAACTCTGGCCAGACATCCATTTCATTTTAA CAAATCCTCGCTCTCTGAAGCACCTCTGCCGGCTGAAGATCCGGGCGTGCATGGGCCGCCTGCGTCTCCGCTGCCCTGTCTTCATGACCTTCCTTCCACTGCCCAACTGCTTGAAAGATTACATCCTGTACAAGGAATATGATCTTTATGGACAGGAAAACTTCACAGGGATCTACAACCTCAACTGTGCATAA
- the APPL1 gene encoding DCC-interacting protein 13-alpha, whose translation MPGIDKLPIEETLEDSPQTRSLLGVFEEDAAAISNYINQLFQAMHRIYDAQNELSAATHLTSKLLKEYEKQRFPLGGDDEVMTSTLQQFAKVIDELSSCHAVLSTQLADAMMFPITQFKERDLKEILTLKEVFQIASNDHDAAITRYSRLSKRKENEKIKAEVTEDVYTSRKKQHQTMMHYFCALNTLQYKKKISLLEPLLGYMQAQISFFKMGSENLTEQLEEFLTNIGTSVQNVRREMDCEVENMQQTIEDLEVASDPLYLPDPDPTKFPAHRNLTRKAGYLNARNKTGLVSSSWERQFYFTQGGNLMSQARGDVAGGLVMDIDNCSVMAVDCEDRRYCFQITSFDGKKSSILQAESKKDYEEWICTINNISKQIYLSENPEEIAARVNQSALEAVTPSPSFQQRHESLRPAVQSRPPAARTSSSGSLGSDSAALSALSLDSLVAPDTPIQFDIISPVSEDLPGQAKSSGQSGRRTNPFGESGGSKPETEDSILHQLFIVRFLGSMEVRCDESPDVVYETMRQILAARAIHNVFRMTESHLLVTCDCLKLIDPQTQVTRLRFPLPSVVLYATHQENKRLFGFVLRTSGGRVESRQTSICYIFESNNEGEKICDSVGLAKQIALHAELDRKASEKQKEIDRVKEKQQKELNKQKQIEKDLEEQSRLIAASSRSNQSSTEGQFVVLSSSQSEDSDLGEDGKKKRESEA comes from the exons ATGCCCGGCATCGATAAGCTGCCCATCGAGGAGACGCTGGAGGACAGCCCGCAG ACCCGCTCTTTGCTGGGAGTGTTTGAAGAAGATGCTGCTGCAATATCCAATTACATCAATCAGTTGTTTCAAGCCATGCACAGAATATATGATGCTCAG aatgaATTAAGTGCAGCAACTCATCTGACTTCAAAGCTTCTGAAGGAATATGAGAAACAG CGTTTTCCACTCGGGGGAGATGATGAAGTCATGACTTCCACTCTGCAGCAATTTGCAAAAGTGATTGATGAG cTCAGCTCTTGCCATGCAGTACTTTCAACTCAGCTTGCAGATGCAATGATGTTTCCTATTACCCAGTTTAAAGAAAGGGATCTAAAAG AGATTTTAACTCTAAAAGAAGTTTTCCAAATTGCAAGCAATG ACCATGATGCTGCCATTACCAGATACAGTCGGTTgtcaaaaagaaaggaaaatgaaaag aTCAAGGCTGAAGTTACAGAAGATGTATATACTTCAAGGAAAAAACAGCATCAGACTATGATGCATTATTTCTGTGCATTGAACACTCTCCAGTACAAAAAGAAGATTTCTCTGCTGGAACCCTTGCTGGGATACATGCAAGCTCAG ataagcttttttaaaatgggTTCAGAAAATCTTACTGAGCAACTGGAAGAATTTTTGACCAATATTGGCACAAGTGTACAGAA TGTTCGCAGGGAGATGGATTGTGAAGTAGAAAACATGCAACAAACTATAGAGGACTTGGAAGTAGCCAGTGATCCACTGTATTTGCCTGATCCTGATCCTACCAAATTTCCTGCCCATAGGAATCTAACAAGGAAAGCTGGCTATCTCAATGCAAGAAA taagaCAGGGCTGGTGTCCTCCAGCTGGGAGAGACAGTTTTACTTCACTCAAGGTGGAAACCTGATGAGCCAGGCAAGAGGAGATGTGGCTGGGGGCCTTGTGATGGACATAGACAATTGCTCTGTGATGGCTGTGGACTGCGAGGACCGGCGCTACTGCTTCCAGATCACGTCCTTTGATGGCAAAAA GTCTTCAATCTTACAGGCAGAAAGTAAAAAAGATTATGAAGAG tGGATATGCACCATAAACAACATATCTAAGCAGATATATCTAAGTGAAAACCCTGAG GAGATTGCTGCCCGTGTGAACCAGTCAGCTCTGGAGGCTGTcactccttccccttccttccagCAGAGGCACGAGAGCCTGAGGCCAGCTGT GCAGTCCCGTCCCCCTGCAGCTCGtaccagcagctcaggctccctgGGCTCCGACTCAGCAGCTCTCTCAGCACTTTCCTTGGATTCCCTCGTTGCCCCTGACACTCCCATCCAGTTTGACATCATATCTCCAGTCAGTGAAGATCTGCCTGGCCAAGCAAAGTCATCAGGGCAATCGGGCAG ACGCACCAATCCTTTCGGGGAATCTGGAGGCTCCAAACCTGAAACAGAAG aTTCAATTCTTCATCAGTTATTTATTGTGAGGTTCCTTGGCTCTATGGAAGTGAGGTGTGATGAGAGCCCAGACGTTGTTTATGAGACAATGCGTCAGATCCTCGCAGCGCGCGCCATCCACAACGTCTTCAGGATGACAGAGTCACACTTGTTAGTCACTTGTGACTGTTTAAA gTTAATTGATCCACAGACACAAGTTACAAGACTACGA TTCCCTTTGCCCAGTGTAGTGCTGTACGCCACACACCAGGAGAACAAGCGCCTGTTTGGATTTGTGCTCAGAACCTCAGGAGGGAGAGTGGAGAGCCGCCAGACCTCCATCTGCTACATATTTGAATCCAACAATGAAGGGGAAAAG ATTTGTGACTCTGTTGGATTGGCCAAACAGATAGCTTTACATGCAGAGCTG gatcgaaaagcctcagaaaagcagaaggaaatagATAGAGTCaaagagaaacagcaaaaagaactgaataaacaaaagcaaattgAGAAG GACTTGGAGGAGCAGAGCCGGTTGATAGCAGCTTCCAGCAGATCcaaccagagcagcacagaaggaCAGTTTGTAGTCCTTAGCAGCAGCCAGTCAGAAGACAGTGATTTAGGAGAAGAtggaaagaagaagagagaatCTGAAGCCTAA